From a region of the Lactuca sativa cultivar Salinas chromosome 4, Lsat_Salinas_v11, whole genome shotgun sequence genome:
- the LOC111907026 gene encoding plant intracellular Ras-group-related LRR protein 9 — protein sequence MDPNPSPRKMRILSYVMTKIPSFKRRQLQELENEKQIRASYLPETYSELSERESYTELAERVAQLTDDDILATIRSVVVEVSQIRSVLKTLGERPDPEAVDSARVKLHEMDSPFAQQLDEIAMAEGGVEEVESRRKAVKREKQMFRALISLDEMHDSYANLLIVAERRLQKLYETAKAAGKLNVLDRRASSMLPTIAEEVKEEMADILQDALINGVERIDLSRRRLPFIPEAFGKLRTLVSLNLSSNKLMAIPDSVAGLTNLEALDVSANLFESLPDAIRSLKKLQILNVSRNKLTSLPDGLCKCRSLVEFDASFNKISYLPANIGYELVNLKKLMMPLNKLRTLPTSIGEMVSLQILDVHFNELKGLPSSIGKLTKLEIINIGSNFNDLTYLPDSIGNLTSLRELDVCNNQISELPITFARLVNLNRLVVDHNPLMDPPPEVVAEGVEAVMVYMSKKLYDKIVEEEKRIMLEREEQLQAGWFTTLFFGPVAGPGATYPYLTHRL from the exons ATGGATCCGAATCCAAGCCCAAGGAAGATGCGAATTCTTTCTTATGTTATGACAAAAATTCCTAGTTTCAAACGCCGGCAATTGCAGGAGCTTGAGAATGAAAAACAAATCCGGGCGTCTTATTTACCGGAAACCTATTCCGAACTCTCCGAACGTGAATCCTACACCGAACTCGCCGAACGTGTGGCTCAACTTACGGACGATGACATCCTCGCCACCATCCGTTCGGTCGTCGTCGAGGTCTCTCAGATTCGGTCCGTCCTCAAAACTCTTGGCGAGCGTCCCGACCCCGAGGCTGTTGATTCCGCTAGGGTGAAACTTCATGAGATGGATTCGCCCTTCGCTCAGCAGTTGGACGAGATCGCGATGGCCGAAGGCGGCGTTGAGGAGGTGGAATCGAGGAGGAAAGCGGTAAAGAGGGAGAAACAGATGTTCAGGGCCCTGATCTCGTTGGATGAGATGCATGACAGCTATGCCAATTTGTTGATTGTAGCCGAGAGGAGGCTTCAGAAGCTTTATGAGACGGCTAAGGCGGCAGGAAAGTTAAACGTCCTTGACCGGAGGGCTTCTTCCATGCTTCCGACCATCGCCGAGGAGGTTAAGGAGGAGATGGCTGATATTCTTCAGGATGCGTTAATTAACGGTGTCGAACGGATTGATTTGTCTCGTCGCCGGTTGCCCTTCATCCCTGAAGCCTTCGGGAAGCTTCGTACATTGGTTTCCCTTAACCTATCCTCCAATAAACTTATG GCCATTCCAGATTCAGTTGCAGGACTCACGAATCTCGAGGCACTTGATGTTTCTGCTAATCTATTTGAATCACTACCAGATGCCATCAGATCGCTAAAGAAGTTGCAGATCTTAAATGTATCGAGGAACAAGCTCACTTCATTGCCCGATGGACTTTGTAAATGCAG ATCATTGGTAGAATTCGATGCAAGTTTCAACAAGATCTCGTATCTCCCCGCCAACATCGGGTATGAACTGGTGAATCTAAAAAAGCTTATGATGCCTTTGAACAAGTTGCGCACCCTTCCAACCTCCATCGGCGAAATGGTATCTCTTCAGATTCTAGATGTACACTTCAACGAGCTCAAAGGTCTCCCATCCTCCATCGGAAAGTTAACAAAACTGGAGATCATTAACATCGGTAGCAACTTCAACGACCTTACATACCTCCCGGATTCAATCGGAAATCTAACCAGCCTTAGGGAACTGGACGTCTGCAACAACCAAATCAGCGAACTTCCAATCACATTCGCTCGTCTCGTGAATCTAAACAGACTCGTAGTTGACCATAATCCGTTGATGGATCCTCCTCCGGAGGTGGTGGCGGAAGGTGTGGAAGCGGTGATGGTGTATATGAGCAAGAAGTTGTACGATAAGATCGTGGAAGAAGAGAAACGAATCATGTTGGAACGGGAAGAACAGCTTCAGGCTGGGTGGTTCACGACGCTATTTTTTGGGCCTGTCGCCGGTCCCGGCGCAACTTATCCTTACCTCACTCATCGACTATGA